From Dietzia sp. ANT_WB102, a single genomic window includes:
- the rplP gene encoding 50S ribosomal protein L16, whose amino-acid sequence MLIPKRVKHRKQHHPGRKGGAKGGTKVTFGDYGIQAIEPAYVTNRQIESARIAINRHIKRGGKVWINIYPDRPLTKKPAEVRMGSGKGSVEWWVANVKPGRILFEMSYPNEETAREALRRAQHKLPCKTRIVTREEQF is encoded by the coding sequence GTGCTTATCCCCAAGCGCGTCAAGCACCGCAAGCAGCACCACCCCGGCCGTAAGGGCGGGGCAAAGGGTGGCACCAAGGTGACCTTCGGCGACTACGGCATCCAGGCCATCGAGCCGGCGTACGTCACCAACCGGCAGATCGAGTCCGCGCGTATTGCCATCAACCGCCACATCAAGCGTGGTGGCAAGGTGTGGATCAACATCTACCCTGATCGTCCCCTGACCAAGAAGCCTGCCGAAGTCCGGATGGGTTCCGGTAAGGGATCTGTGGAGTGGTGGGTGGCCAACGTCAAGCCGGGCCGCATCCTCTTCGAGATGTCGTACCCCAACGAGGAGACCGCTCGCGAGGCCCTGCGTCGCGCGCAGCACAAGCTTCCGTGCAAGACCCGCATCGTGACCCGGGAGGAGCAGTTCTGA
- the rpmC gene encoding 50S ribosomal protein L29, protein MASGTTAPELRELDADALTARLREAKEELFNLRFQMATGQLTNNRRLRVVRHDIARIYTVIRERELGLSAAPGDAK, encoded by the coding sequence ATGGCTAGTGGAACCACCGCCCCCGAGCTGCGTGAGCTCGACGCCGATGCACTGACCGCTCGTCTGCGCGAGGCCAAGGAAGAGCTGTTCAACCTGCGCTTCCAGATGGCCACCGGTCAGCTGACCAACAACCGCCGCCTGCGGGTCGTCCGCCACGACATCGCTCGCATCTACACCGTCATTCGCGAGCGCGAGCTCGGTCTGTCGGCGGCGCCGGGTGATGCCAAGTGA
- the rpsQ gene encoding 30S ribosomal protein S17, translated as MTESNENAERNSRKVRIGYVVSDKMEKTIVVELEDRVKHPLYGKIMRRTERVKAHDETDTAGVGDRVRIMETRPLSASKRYRLVEVLERAK; from the coding sequence GTGACTGAGTCCAACGAGAACGCCGAGCGCAATAGCCGCAAGGTGCGGATCGGGTACGTCGTGTCCGACAAGATGGAGAAGACCATCGTCGTCGAACTCGAGGACCGCGTGAAGCACCCGCTCTACGGCAAGATCATGCGCCGTACCGAGCGGGTCAAGGCCCACGACGAGACCGACACCGCAGGAGTCGGCGACCGCGTGCGGATCATGGAGACCCGCCCGCTGTCCGCCTCCAAGCGGTACCGCCTCGTCGAGGTGCTCGAGCGGGCCAAGTAA
- a CDS encoding alpha/beta hydrolase family protein, translated as MTSQSMEREVRVEVYRAPAGVDAPNVYFLDGVGSEVPSGWSTGMGWGDPALRERQVNVIAPTGGPSSMWSDWETDDPVLGANKWETFLTQELPPLLKAGKPGTAGPLAHNGSWGVMGLSMGASAALHLANASEMFKAVAGISGAYSTTDELGYQYARLTVAARHGDVTNMWGPRGSTSWAEHDTVANPSGLANKAVYLSAATGLVGSSELGRFGSNEVVLVDGHVLEKGSYESTHQLEAALGGVAGVKLKVNYMPTGIHNWPVFVTQMLPGMDYILSGLPDAVPNGSDTTNGLAGHAGGSAGSAGSSEAAGSIGSAGSLRGAGSAGSSGS; from the coding sequence GTGACGTCACAGTCCATGGAGCGGGAGGTCCGGGTCGAGGTGTACCGGGCCCCGGCGGGTGTCGACGCTCCCAACGTGTACTTCCTCGACGGCGTCGGTAGCGAGGTTCCCTCGGGGTGGAGTACCGGAATGGGGTGGGGTGACCCGGCCCTGCGCGAACGTCAGGTGAACGTGATCGCGCCGACGGGTGGGCCCTCGTCGATGTGGTCTGACTGGGAGACCGACGATCCCGTCCTCGGCGCGAACAAGTGGGAGACGTTCCTCACCCAGGAATTGCCGCCGCTCCTGAAGGCGGGAAAGCCGGGAACCGCAGGGCCGCTGGCCCACAACGGGAGCTGGGGCGTCATGGGCCTGTCGATGGGGGCATCCGCGGCGCTCCACCTGGCGAACGCGAGCGAGATGTTCAAAGCTGTCGCCGGGATCAGCGGTGCCTACTCGACCACCGACGAGCTCGGCTACCAGTACGCGCGGCTTACCGTTGCTGCGCGGCACGGGGACGTCACCAACATGTGGGGACCGCGCGGGTCGACGAGCTGGGCGGAGCACGACACCGTCGCCAATCCCTCCGGGCTCGCCAACAAGGCTGTCTACCTGAGCGCGGCCACGGGGCTCGTCGGATCCAGCGAACTGGGCCGGTTCGGAAGCAACGAGGTCGTCCTCGTCGACGGGCATGTGCTGGAGAAGGGCTCCTACGAGAGCACCCACCAGCTCGAGGCGGCGCTCGGCGGGGTGGCAGGCGTCAAACTGAAGGTGAATTACATGCCGACCGGAATCCACAATTGGCCGGTCTTCGTCACCCAGATGCTTCCGGGAATGGATTACATACTGTCCGGACTGCCGGATGCTGTTCCCAACGGGTCCGATACGACGAACGGGCTGGCGGGTCACGCCGGCGGGTCGGCCGGCTCGGCTGGCTCGTCCGAGGCGGCCGGATCGATCGGTTCGGCGGGTTCTCTGCGCGGAGCGGGTTCGGCGGGTTCGAGTGGTAGCTGA
- the rplN gene encoding 50S ribosomal protein L14, whose amino-acid sequence MIQQESRLKVADNTGAKEILCIRVLGGSKRRYAGVGDIIVATVKDAMPGGNVKKGEIVKAVIVRTAKERRRPDGSYIKFDENAAVIIKNDNDPRGTRIFGPVGRELRDKKFMRIVSLAPEVL is encoded by the coding sequence ATGATCCAGCAGGAGTCGCGGCTGAAGGTCGCCGACAACACGGGTGCCAAGGAGATTCTCTGCATCCGCGTTCTCGGCGGTTCGAAGCGCCGCTACGCAGGCGTGGGCGACATCATCGTCGCCACCGTCAAGGACGCAATGCCCGGCGGCAACGTCAAGAAGGGCGAGATCGTCAAGGCCGTCATCGTGCGCACCGCCAAGGAGCGTCGTCGCCCGGACGGGTCGTACATCAAGTTCGACGAGAACGCCGCCGTCATCATCAAGAACGACAACGATCCGCGCGGAACGCGCATCTTCGGGCCAGTAGGCCGCGAGCTGCGCGACAAGAAGTTCATGCGGATCGTCTCGCTGGCTCCGGAGGTGCTCTGA
- the rplX gene encoding 50S ribosomal protein L24, whose amino-acid sequence MKVHKGDTVLVISGKDKGAKGKVIQAFPAQEKVLVEGVNRIKKHTSNSAAERGASSGGIVTQEAPIHVSNVMVVDADGNPTRVGIRTDENGKRVRVSRSTGKDL is encoded by the coding sequence ATGAAGGTTCACAAGGGCGATACGGTGCTGGTCATCTCCGGTAAGGACAAGGGCGCCAAGGGCAAGGTCATCCAGGCCTTCCCGGCGCAGGAGAAGGTCCTCGTCGAGGGCGTCAACCGCATCAAGAAGCACACCTCAAACTCGGCTGCAGAGCGCGGCGCCTCGTCCGGGGGCATCGTCACGCAGGAGGCCCCGATCCACGTGTCCAACGTGATGGTTGTGGATGCCGACGGCAACCCGACTCGGGTCGGAATCCGCACCGACGAGAACGGCAAGCGTGTCCGTGTCTCGCGTTCGACCGGGAAGGACCTGTAA
- the rplE gene encoding 50S ribosomal protein L5 translates to MTDTALPTGYTPRLKAKYVSEIKPALNETFEYANVMQIPGVVKVVVNMGVGDAARDAKLINGAINDLTQITGQKPEVRRARKSIAQFKLREGMPIGARVTLRGDRMWEFLDRLTTVALPRIRDFRGLSGKQFDGHGNYTFGLNEQSMFYEIDVDKVDRPRGMDITVVTTATNDEEGRALLKQLGFPFKEN, encoded by the coding sequence ATGACCGATACCGCTCTTCCCACCGGTTACACCCCTCGCCTCAAGGCCAAGTACGTTAGCGAGATCAAGCCGGCGCTCAACGAGACGTTCGAGTACGCGAACGTCATGCAGATCCCGGGTGTCGTCAAGGTCGTCGTCAACATGGGTGTCGGTGACGCCGCCCGCGATGCCAAGCTCATCAACGGCGCCATCAACGACCTCACGCAGATCACCGGTCAGAAGCCGGAGGTCCGTCGGGCCCGCAAGTCCATCGCGCAGTTCAAGCTTCGCGAGGGCATGCCGATCGGCGCGCGCGTGACGCTGCGTGGCGACCGCATGTGGGAGTTCCTCGACCGCCTGACGACTGTTGCGCTCCCGCGTATCCGCGACTTCCGCGGCCTCTCGGGCAAGCAGTTCGACGGCCACGGCAATTACACGTTCGGCCTCAACGAACAGTCGATGTTCTACGAGATCGACGTCGACAAGGTCGACCGCCCGCGCGGCATGGACATCACGGTGGTCACCACCGCGACGAACGACGAGGAAGGCCGGGCGCTGCTCAAGCAGCTCGGGTTCCCCTTCAAGGAGAACTGA
- the rpsH gene encoding 30S ribosomal protein S8 translates to MSMTDPIADMLTRVRNANSAYHDTVSMPHSKLKGNIAAILQQEGYIAGYAVEDAEVGKKLTIDLKYGPSRQRSIQGIKRISKPGLRVYAKSTELPKVLGGLGVAIISTSQGLLTDRQANNKKVGGEVLAHVW, encoded by the coding sequence ATGTCGATGACCGATCCCATCGCGGACATGCTGACGCGTGTGCGTAACGCCAATTCGGCGTACCACGACACTGTGTCGATGCCGCATTCCAAGCTCAAGGGCAACATCGCTGCCATCCTCCAGCAGGAGGGTTACATCGCGGGCTACGCCGTCGAGGACGCCGAGGTGGGCAAGAAGCTCACCATCGACCTCAAGTACGGTCCGTCGCGTCAGCGCAGCATCCAGGGCATCAAGCGCATCTCGAAGCCGGGTCTGCGCGTGTACGCCAAGTCCACCGAACTGCCCAAGGTCCTCGGTGGCCTGGGCGTCGCGATCATCTCGACGTCCCAGGGACTGCTCACGGACCGCCAGGCGAACAACAAGAAGGTGGGTGGGGAAGTCCTCGCCCACGTCTGGTAA
- the rplF gene encoding 50S ribosomal protein L6 yields MSRIGKAPITVPSGVDIKVDGQTITVKGPKGELTQVLPDPISVSIEDNILTVNRPDEHRDNRSLHGLSRSLVNNMVVGVTEGYKQDMEIFGVGYRVVAKGKDLEFALGYSHPVPVTAPDGITFAVDGATKFSISGIDKQQVGQIAANIKRLRKHDPYKGKGIRYAGEQVRRKVGKTGK; encoded by the coding sequence ATGTCACGTATCGGCAAGGCTCCGATCACCGTCCCGTCCGGCGTCGACATCAAGGTCGACGGCCAGACCATCACCGTCAAGGGCCCCAAGGGTGAGCTCACCCAGGTTCTGCCGGACCCCATTTCGGTCTCGATCGAGGACAACATCCTCACGGTGAACCGTCCCGACGAGCACCGCGACAACCGCTCTCTGCACGGTCTCTCCCGCTCGCTGGTCAACAACATGGTCGTGGGCGTCACCGAGGGCTACAAGCAGGACATGGAGATCTTCGGCGTCGGCTACCGCGTCGTGGCCAAGGGCAAGGATCTCGAGTTCGCACTGGGTTACTCGCATCCGGTTCCGGTTACGGCTCCCGACGGCATCACGTTCGCCGTCGACGGTGCGACCAAGTTCTCGATCTCCGGAATCGACAAGCAGCAGGTGGGCCAGATCGCCGCCAACATCAAGCGTCTGCGGAAGCACGACCCGTACAAGGGTAAGGGCATCCGCTACGCCGGCGAGCAGGTCCGTCGCAAGGTCGGAAAGACGGGTAAGTGA
- the rplR gene encoding 50S ribosomal protein L18: MSSTKKRSPLGTDASTARREGRTRRHYRLRKKVSGTPERPRLVVNRSSRHIHAQIVDDLAGRTLAAASTIEADVRSVEGDKKARSAKVGQLLAERAKAAGIDAVVFDRGGNKYHGRIASLADAAREGGLEF; encoded by the coding sequence ATGAGCAGCACCAAGAAGCGTTCCCCGCTGGGAACCGATGCCTCGACAGCACGTCGCGAGGGTCGCACCCGGCGCCACTACCGCCTCCGCAAGAAGGTCTCCGGTACGCCGGAGCGTCCGCGGTTGGTCGTCAATCGGTCTTCACGCCACATCCACGCCCAGATCGTCGACGATCTGGCCGGCCGCACCCTGGCCGCTGCCTCGACCATCGAGGCGGATGTGCGTTCTGTCGAGGGCGACAAGAAGGCCCGCAGCGCAAAGGTCGGCCAGCTCCTGGCCGAGCGCGCGAAGGCTGCCGGCATCGATGCCGTCGTGTTCGACCGTGGTGGCAACAAGTACCACGGCCGGATCGCGTCTCTCGCCGACGCCGCCCGCGAGGGTGGGCTGGAGTTCTGA
- the rpsE gene encoding 30S ribosomal protein S5, which yields MPGRQRRDGGSNGPAADNKTTNDNTQGRGGDRGRGRGRDDRRGRDEDKSQYIERVVTINRVSKVVKGGRRFSFTALVILGDGNGMVGVGYGKAKEVPAAIQKGNEEARKNFFRVPLIASTIPHPIQGEAAAGVVMLRPASPGTGVIAGGAARAVLECAGVNDILCKSLGSDNAINVVHATVAALKGLHRPEEVAARRGLPIEDVAPAGMLRARAGQGA from the coding sequence ATGCCGGGACGTCAGCGTCGTGACGGCGGAAGCAACGGCCCCGCCGCAGACAACAAGACCACCAACGACAACACCCAGGGCCGCGGCGGAGACCGCGGTCGTGGCCGAGGCCGCGACGATCGTCGCGGCCGCGACGAGGACAAGTCGCAGTACATCGAGCGCGTCGTCACCATCAACCGCGTCTCCAAGGTCGTCAAGGGTGGTCGGCGCTTCAGCTTCACCGCCCTCGTGATCCTGGGTGACGGTAACGGGATGGTCGGCGTCGGCTACGGCAAGGCCAAGGAGGTGCCGGCGGCCATCCAGAAGGGCAACGAGGAGGCTCGGAAGAACTTCTTCCGCGTCCCACTCATCGCCTCCACCATTCCTCACCCGATCCAGGGTGAGGCCGCCGCCGGTGTCGTCATGCTCCGCCCCGCCTCCCCGGGTACCGGGGTCATCGCGGGTGGCGCCGCACGCGCCGTGCTCGAGTGCGCCGGCGTCAACGACATCCTGTGCAAGTCGCTGGGTTCGGACAACGCCATCAACGTGGTCCACGCGACCGTGGCGGCGCTCAAGGGTCTGCACCGTCCCGAGGAGGTCGCGGCTCGCCGCGGCCTGCCGATCGAAGACGTCGCGCCCGCGGGCATGCTCCGTGCGCGTGCCGGACAGGGGGCCTGA
- the rpmD gene encoding 50S ribosomal protein L30 has translation MANVKITQVRGTVGTKQNQRDSLRTLGLKGIRKSVVREDNAQTRGLINVVNHLVVVEETE, from the coding sequence ATGGCCAACGTGAAGATCACCCAGGTCCGTGGGACCGTCGGGACGAAGCAGAACCAGCGGGACTCCCTGCGTACGCTCGGCCTCAAGGGCATCCGGAAGTCGGTCGTGCGTGAGGATAATGCGCAGACCCGGGGTCTCATCAACGTCGTAAACCACCTCGTCGTGGTCGAAGAGACGGAGTGA
- the rplO gene encoding 50S ribosomal protein L15, with protein MTIKLHHLRPAPGSHAEKIRVGRGEGGKRGKTAGRGTKGTKARKNVPAAFEGGQMPIHMRLPKLKGFKNRNKVVFQVVNVADIQRLFPNGGEVGVSELVGAGAVRKNQPVKVLGDGEISAAVTLTVDKVSASAKSKIEAAGGSVSEAGA; from the coding sequence ATGACCATCAAGTTGCATCACCTGCGCCCGGCTCCCGGGTCGCACGCCGAGAAGATCCGTGTGGGTCGCGGCGAGGGCGGCAAGCGGGGCAAGACCGCTGGCCGTGGTACCAAGGGCACGAAGGCGCGTAAGAACGTCCCCGCGGCGTTCGAGGGCGGCCAGATGCCGATCCACATGCGGCTCCCGAAGCTCAAGGGCTTCAAGAACCGCAACAAGGTCGTCTTCCAGGTCGTCAACGTCGCCGACATCCAGCGGCTGTTCCCGAACGGCGGCGAGGTCGGCGTGTCCGAGCTCGTCGGCGCGGGTGCCGTCCGCAAGAATCAGCCGGTCAAGGTGCTGGGGGACGGGGAAATCTCCGCCGCAGTCACCCTGACCGTCGACAAGGTTTCCGCGTCGGCCAAGAGCAAGATCGAGGCCGCCGGCGGAAGCGTGTCGGAGGCCGGGGCCTGA
- the secY gene encoding preprotein translocase subunit SecY, with translation MLSALASAIKDRDLRKKIFFTLGIIILYRIGAQIPSPGVDYPKLRGLLDSAMTGDNAQLFSLVNLFSGGALLQLSVFAIGIMPFITASIIVQLLTVVIPYFEQLKKEGQSGQAKMTQYTRYLTIALAVLQSAGIVALADRGQLLGNGQSVLIDDSILTLVTIVIVMTAGAALVMWFGELITDRGVGNGMSLLIFAGIASRIPGEGVNIYQNSSTMKFAAVMFAVVLIVVAVVFVEQGQRRIPVQYAKRMVGRRQYGGTSTYLPLKVNQAGVIPVIFASSLMYVPILITQLVQGPEASGDGFWQRYIMQYLQNPSSWGYILLYFTLIIFFAYFYVAIQFDPMEQAENMKKYGGFIPGIRPGRPTAEYLGYVLNRILLFGSLYLGLIAVLPNVFLDMGSGGGDMQNMPFGGTAVLIMVSVGLDTVKQIEAQLMQRNYEGFLK, from the coding sequence GTGCTCTCCGCACTCGCGTCCGCGATCAAGGACCGGGACCTGAGGAAGAAGATCTTCTTCACCCTCGGGATCATCATCCTCTACCGGATCGGCGCGCAGATCCCGTCGCCCGGCGTCGACTACCCCAAGCTCCGGGGGCTGCTCGACTCGGCGATGACAGGGGACAACGCCCAGTTGTTCTCCCTGGTGAACCTGTTCTCCGGTGGCGCACTGCTACAGCTGTCGGTCTTTGCGATCGGCATCATGCCGTTCATCACGGCGAGCATCATCGTGCAGCTGCTCACCGTGGTCATCCCGTACTTCGAGCAGCTGAAGAAGGAGGGCCAGTCCGGTCAGGCGAAGATGACGCAGTACACGCGTTATCTCACGATCGCGCTCGCCGTCCTCCAGTCCGCGGGCATCGTCGCACTCGCCGACCGGGGACAGCTCCTCGGTAACGGCCAGTCCGTGCTTATCGACGACAGCATCCTCACGCTCGTCACCATCGTGATTGTGATGACAGCGGGCGCCGCCCTCGTCATGTGGTTCGGCGAACTCATCACCGACCGCGGCGTCGGTAACGGCATGTCGCTGCTCATCTTCGCCGGCATCGCGTCGCGCATCCCGGGCGAGGGCGTGAACATCTACCAGAACTCCTCGACCATGAAGTTCGCGGCCGTGATGTTCGCGGTCGTCCTCATCGTTGTCGCCGTCGTGTTCGTCGAGCAGGGGCAGCGGCGCATCCCTGTCCAGTACGCCAAGAGGATGGTCGGACGCCGCCAGTACGGTGGCACCTCCACCTATCTGCCGCTCAAGGTCAACCAGGCCGGCGTCATCCCGGTGATCTTCGCGTCCTCGCTGATGTACGTGCCGATCCTCATCACGCAGCTGGTCCAGGGGCCCGAGGCCTCGGGTGACGGATTCTGGCAGCGGTACATCATGCAGTACCTGCAGAACCCGTCCAGCTGGGGATACATCCTCCTGTACTTCACGCTGATCATCTTCTTCGCCTACTTCTACGTGGCCATCCAGTTCGACCCGATGGAGCAGGCGGAGAACATGAAGAAGTACGGCGGATTCATCCCGGGTATTCGCCCGGGCCGCCCCACCGCGGAGTACCTGGGTTACGTACTCAACCGGATCCTGCTGTTCGGTTCCCTGTACCTCGGCCTCATCGCGGTGCTCCCCAACGTGTTCCTCGATATGGGCAGCGGGGGTGGAGACATGCAAAACATGCCGTTCGGCGGAACCGCCGTGCTCATCATGGTCTCCGTGGGCCTCGACACCGTGAAGCAGATCGAGGCCCAGCTCATGCAGCGCAACTACGAGGGCTTCCTCAAGTAG
- a CDS encoding adenylate kinase has protein sequence MRLVLLGPPGAGKGTQAALLSEKLGVPHISTGDLFRANISQGTDLGKEAKTYIDAGNLVPAEVTNRMVEARIGEPDATEGFLLDGYPRSVAQADALKEMLGEAGHSLDAVLEFKVDDDTVVKRMLARGREDDTEDVIRNRMSVYRSETAPLLEYYAGEVKSIDAVGDVEEINARALAALGR, from the coding sequence ATGCGTCTCGTCCTCCTCGGCCCTCCCGGAGCCGGCAAAGGAACCCAGGCGGCTCTGCTCTCGGAGAAGCTCGGTGTCCCGCACATCTCCACCGGTGATCTGTTCCGCGCGAACATCTCCCAGGGCACCGACCTGGGGAAGGAAGCCAAGACCTACATCGACGCCGGGAACCTCGTCCCCGCGGAAGTGACCAACCGGATGGTCGAGGCACGTATCGGCGAGCCCGACGCCACTGAGGGATTCCTCCTGGACGGCTATCCGCGTAGCGTCGCGCAGGCAGACGCGCTCAAGGAGATGCTGGGCGAGGCAGGACATTCCCTCGACGCGGTCCTCGAGTTCAAGGTCGACGACGACACCGTGGTGAAGCGGATGCTCGCCCGCGGGCGCGAGGACGACACCGAGGACGTCATCCGGAACCGCATGTCGGTGTACAGGTCCGAGACCGCTCCGCTGCTGGAGTACTACGCCGGCGAGGTCAAGAGCATCGACGCCGTTGGTGACGTCGAGGAGATCAACGCACGCGCGCTCGCCGCGCTGGGTCGCTGA
- the map gene encoding type I methionyl aminopeptidase: MFGRSRKSVVTARTPGELDAMEAAGRIVGRALVAAREAAVPGASTADLDEIVEQLIRDAGAIPSFKGYEGFPGSICSSVNEVVVHGIPGGDTVLREGDLVSVDCGAILDGWHGDSAWSFGVGTLAPDVAALNDATREVLEEGLLAMAPGNKLTDVSHALEAATRRAAERHGISLGIVDGFGGHGIGREMHEWPFLANEGKPGRGPRLQEGSVLAIEPMLVLGGETDTRTLADDWTVVTVDGSPASHWEHTVAVTADGPRILTPRPGD; encoded by the coding sequence GTGTTCGGCCGATCTCGAAAGAGCGTGGTCACCGCGCGCACCCCGGGTGAACTGGATGCCATGGAGGCCGCCGGCCGTATCGTCGGGAGGGCGCTCGTCGCTGCCCGTGAGGCCGCGGTCCCAGGCGCCAGCACCGCCGACCTGGACGAGATCGTGGAACAGCTCATCCGGGACGCGGGGGCCATCCCGTCGTTCAAGGGATACGAGGGCTTTCCCGGCTCCATCTGTTCGTCGGTCAACGAGGTCGTAGTGCACGGGATCCCCGGCGGCGACACCGTCCTGCGGGAGGGAGACCTCGTCTCCGTCGACTGCGGCGCCATCCTCGACGGGTGGCACGGCGACTCCGCCTGGTCATTCGGCGTGGGCACCCTCGCACCGGACGTCGCGGCCCTCAACGACGCCACGCGGGAGGTCCTTGAGGAGGGACTCCTGGCGATGGCACCGGGAAACAAACTCACCGACGTCTCACACGCACTGGAGGCAGCGACCCGGCGGGCGGCAGAACGCCACGGGATCTCCTTGGGAATCGTCGACGGGTTCGGCGGACACGGGATCGGTCGCGAGATGCACGAATGGCCCTTCCTGGCCAACGAGGGCAAGCCCGGTAGGGGACCGAGACTCCAGGAGGGGTCGGTCCTGGCCATCGAGCCGATGCTCGTCCTGGGGGGAGAGACCGACACACGGACTCTGGCCGATGACTGGACCGTCGTCACGGTCGACGGATCGCCGGCGTCTCACTGGGAACACACTGTCGCCGTGACCGCCGACGGGCCCCGGATTCTCACGCCTCGGCCGGGGGACTGA
- a CDS encoding lipase family protein yields MVARREYPARPSAARGTVALLVMFAVAVAAMAGPGVPASGAQSVMDNAGGSIMEPPQPGPFYQADPGVLAAASPGEVINTRDVTMPAFTGYRVTEIAYRSTDTRDQPLLATATVVRPHHARPNGPVLSYQHYLNSLGQSCAPTETLVNPTLETVQDNAMAFLRLRLDQGWTVIIPDHLGPKVAYPGGQLSGRIALDGMRAVRDDPRFDSAHSRFGALGYSGGGIASAWVGLMHDDYAPDVNLVGVAQGGVPTDMTTMARMIGNLPHPAFGLAFAAAVGMAREYPEAIRLEEKLTPDGWALYHQLRGRCTATLLALGAFRSVPMVLEGGDLMAEEGLMRAFAENSVLLSPDVPRVPVFMWHSATDPLVPFWDAEQTAKRYCREGALLTWEPGLAPEHLIGAVEKLPAAMNWLQQRFDGVPAAPACYV; encoded by the coding sequence ATGGTCGCGCGACGCGAGTACCCTGCACGCCCGTCTGCGGCGCGGGGGACAGTCGCACTGCTCGTGATGTTCGCCGTTGCCGTTGCCGCCATGGCGGGCCCCGGAGTCCCGGCCTCGGGAGCCCAGTCCGTGATGGACAACGCCGGTGGTTCCATCATGGAGCCCCCTCAGCCCGGGCCGTTCTACCAGGCGGACCCCGGGGTGCTGGCCGCGGCAAGCCCGGGCGAGGTCATCAACACCCGCGATGTCACCATGCCGGCATTCACGGGATACCGCGTGACTGAGATCGCTTATCGTTCAACCGATACGCGGGACCAGCCGCTGCTCGCGACCGCCACGGTAGTGCGGCCCCACCATGCACGGCCCAATGGACCGGTATTGAGCTACCAGCATTACCTCAATTCTCTCGGTCAGAGTTGTGCTCCGACAGAGACCCTCGTCAACCCGACTCTGGAGACGGTCCAGGACAACGCGATGGCCTTCCTGCGACTGCGCCTGGACCAGGGATGGACGGTCATCATCCCTGACCACCTTGGACCGAAGGTCGCATATCCGGGGGGTCAGCTCTCGGGGCGTATCGCGCTCGACGGGATGCGCGCAGTCCGGGATGACCCGCGGTTCGATTCGGCCCACAGCCGTTTCGGGGCCCTCGGGTATTCCGGGGGAGGGATCGCCAGTGCCTGGGTTGGGTTGATGCATGACGATTACGCGCCCGACGTTAACCTCGTCGGCGTCGCGCAGGGCGGAGTGCCGACGGACATGACGACAATGGCGCGGATGATCGGGAACCTTCCGCACCCGGCATTCGGTCTTGCGTTCGCGGCTGCTGTGGGGATGGCGCGTGAGTACCCGGAGGCAATCCGGCTCGAGGAGAAACTCACTCCAGACGGGTGGGCGCTCTACCACCAGCTCCGGGGCCGATGCACCGCGACCCTACTGGCACTGGGAGCGTTCAGGTCGGTGCCGATGGTGCTGGAGGGCGGGGACCTCATGGCCGAGGAAGGGCTGATGCGCGCGTTCGCGGAGAACAGCGTCCTACTCAGTCCTGACGTGCCCCGGGTCCCGGTCTTCATGTGGCACTCCGCCACCGACCCGCTGGTTCCGTTCTGGGACGCAGAGCAGACCGCCAAGCGGTACTGCCGTGAGGGCGCCCTGTTGACGTGGGAGCCGGGGCTCGCACCAGAGCACCTGATAGGTGCCGTGGAGAAACTCCCTGCCGCGATGAACTGGCTACAGCAACGATTCGACGGTGTTCCCGCGGCGCCGGCCTGTTACGTCTGA
- the infA gene encoding translation initiation factor IF-1 translates to MAKKDGAIEVEGRVVEPLPNAMFRIELENGHKVLAHISGKMRQHYIRILPEDRVVVELSPYDLTRGRIVYRYK, encoded by the coding sequence ATGGCAAAGAAAGACGGAGCCATCGAGGTCGAGGGCCGTGTCGTTGAGCCGTTGCCGAACGCAATGTTCCGCATCGAACTCGAGAACGGGCACAAGGTCCTCGCCCACATCAGCGGGAAGATGCGGCAGCACTACATCCGCATTCTCCCCGAAGACCGCGTTGTCGTGGAGCTCTCGCCCTACGACCTGACCCGGGGTCGGATCGTCTACCGCTACAAGTAA